In [Clostridium] cellulosi, one genomic interval encodes:
- a CDS encoding putative membrane protein (Hypothetical protein): MAVAEAFILMLILQGILWLISPYFPATLFNKKMITMPIMIVLTIIIICYAKIRKQTLSVFPKKFSKGYIIATCVVIGLYIATPSNYTEGFTSVMTIIYGSIVTPVFEELLIRGYIWNRFSKVMTNELHIYIWNVALFTIWHLLYIIPNFISGNWDVAIFLKLVAGLGYGIVLGFIRLKTKNCWSTILAHGTLNLFMI, encoded by the coding sequence ATGGCCGTTGCAGAAGCATTTATCCTTATGCTCATACTTCAGGGAATTTTATGGCTTATTTCACCCTATTTCCCGGCTACACTATTTAACAAAAAAATGATTACTATGCCGATAATGATTGTCTTGACAATCATTATAATTTGTTATGCAAAAATAAGAAAGCAAACATTGTCCGTTTTTCCTAAAAAGTTTTCTAAAGGGTATATAATTGCAACTTGCGTTGTAATCGGCCTTTATATTGCAACTCCGTCCAACTATACAGAAGGATTCACTTCGGTCATGACAATCATTTATGGAAGTATTGTAACACCAGTATTCGAGGAATTACTTATTAGAGGTTATATATGGAACAGGTTTAGCAAGGTAATGACGAATGAATTACATATCTATATTTGGAACGTTGCTCTGTTTACAATATGGCATCTTCTGTATATTATACCGAATTTCATATCTGGAAATTGGGATGTGGCAATATTTTTGAAACTTGTCGCAGGGTTAGGCTACGGAATAGTACTTGGGTTTATCAGATTGAAAACTAAGAACTGTTGGTCAACTATTTTAGCGCACGGAACCTTGAACCTTTTTATGATTTAA
- a CDS encoding hypothetical protein (High confidence in function and specificity) gives MSEIKIRNAHINDAERLLEIYSYYVINTAITFEYDVPTLSEFQNRMRRIMEKYPYIVVEKDGIIQGYSYAGAFVGRAAYDWSCETTIYLDRNARKLGLGRKLYEALETELKKMGILNLYACIAYPETEDKYLNRNSAQFHEHLGFVKVGEFHKCGYKFGRWYDMIWMEKIIGEHKAHQPKIRYYPELRNQL, from the coding sequence ATGAGTGAGATTAAAATAAGGAATGCCCATATTAATGATGCGGAAAGGCTTTTAGAAATCTATTCTTATTATGTAATAAATACTGCTATCACATTTGAATATGACGTTCCAACGCTTAGCGAATTTCAAAATCGAATGCGGCGCATAATGGAGAAATATCCTTATATAGTTGTCGAAAAAGATGGAATCATACAAGGCTATTCATATGCAGGTGCATTTGTAGGCAGGGCCGCTTATGACTGGTCATGCGAAACAACAATCTATCTCGACCGCAATGCACGAAAATTAGGTCTTGGAAGAAAGCTATATGAAGCTCTTGAAACAGAATTAAAAAAGATGGGCATTCTTAATCTTTATGCTTGTATTGCATATCCGGAAACTGAGGACAAATACCTTAATAGAAACAGTGCGCAATTTCATGAACACCTTGGCTTTGTAAAAGTTGGCGAGTTCCACAAATGCGGATATAAATTTGGACGCTGGTACGATATGATCTGGATGGAGAAAATTATTGGTGAACATAAAGCCCACCAGCCTAAAATCAGATATTATCCTGAATTACGCAATCAGTTATGA
- a CDS encoding putative membrane protein (Hypothetical protein), with protein MTKKNDYIAIVTIILLMVTSIAGILSLNFNSGYDFINQYGQTVKIYGYGIYAHDTYFQAPISIGTDILFSFS; from the coding sequence ATGACCAAGAAAAACGACTATATAGCTATCGTAACAATAATATTACTGATGGTTACTTCAATTGCTGGAATACTTTCATTGAATTTTAACTCAGGTTATGATTTTATTAATCAATATGGACAAACAGTGAAAATATATGGTTATGGGATATATGCTCATGACACTTATTTTCAAGCGCCAATATCAATTGGAACAGATATATTATTTTCCTTTTCGTAA
- a CDS encoding putative membrane protein (Hypothetical protein), with product MFIIWNVYSYKKLIFTTIHTWLKRYVYFLGLSGVALIVAWLPGVISSLVNGTTLSLIGVYTTNITYVLDMGIVSVLCFVTMYMLRKGEPLGTLILACILKLCICVGIMIIPQTICQIASGTEIPLPALITKGLSFVILGGFAFYFNHKMYRELEPKMVGIENIIKD from the coding sequence TTGTTCATTATTTGGAATGTTTACTCATATAAAAAACTTATCTTTACAACAATCCATACATGGCTCAAAAGGTATGTATATTTTTTAGGCCTATCTGGAGTTGCATTAATTGTAGCGTGGTTACCTGGCGTGATATCTTCATTGGTAAATGGAACTACCCTATCTCTTATTGGCGTATATACAACAAATATTACATATGTTTTGGACATGGGAATTGTTAGTGTACTATGTTTTGTTACAATGTATATGCTAAGAAAAGGAGAACCACTTGGAACACTAATACTCGCATGTATTTTAAAACTATGTATATGTGTAGGAATTATGATTATACCGCAAACCATTTGTCAGATTGCCTCAGGTACAGAGATACCACTACCGGCACTTATTACAAAAGGCCTTTCTTTTGTAATATTAGGTGGTTTTGCATTTTATTTTAACCATAAAATGTATAGAGAATTAGAACCTAAAATGGTTGGTATTGAAAATATTATCAAAGATTAA
- the sfsA gene encoding Sugar fermentation stimulation protein homolog (High confidence in function and specificity), whose amino-acid sequence MKYKNITYAKFLERKNRFVAHVGLGGKVETVHVKNTGRCKELLLPGSQVVIVKTDNPARKTQYDLIAIYKDGLGWVNIDSQAPNQVVKEWLNKSPALFKNITLLKQEYTYGKSRIDFYLECGSRKILIEVKGCTLEIDGVGYFPDAPTERGVKHLYELADAVSKGYECYIAFVITMPRVRKVLPNVKTHPEFGKALEAAMKAGVQVLYLPCNVSPDELSIAKMVISS is encoded by the coding sequence ATGAAGTATAAAAATATAACTTACGCCAAATTTTTAGAACGAAAGAATCGCTTTGTTGCGCATGTAGGCCTTGGCGGCAAGGTCGAAACTGTGCATGTAAAGAACACTGGGCGCTGCAAAGAACTGCTTTTGCCTGGCAGCCAAGTTGTAATTGTGAAGACAGACAATCCAGCAAGAAAAACGCAGTATGATCTTATAGCCATATATAAGGATGGGCTCGGCTGGGTTAATATTGATAGCCAGGCGCCAAATCAGGTAGTAAAGGAATGGCTGAATAAGTCACCGGCACTTTTTAAAAATATCACATTGCTCAAACAAGAATATACTTATGGGAAATCGCGCATAGATTTCTATTTGGAATGTGGCTCACGAAAGATTTTAATTGAGGTCAAAGGCTGCACACTGGAGATTGACGGCGTTGGATATTTCCCGGACGCGCCAACCGAGCGAGGGGTAAAGCATCTATACGAGCTTGCTGACGCGGTCAGTAAAGGATATGAATGCTATATCGCATTCGTCATCACTATGCCACGTGTTAGGAAAGTGCTGCCTAATGTAAAAACGCACCCGGAGTTTGGCAAAGCTTTAGAAGCAGCAATGAAAGCAGGCGTGCAGGTGCTTTATCTTCCCTGCAATGTTTCGCCAGATGAGCTGAGTATTGCGAAAATGGTGATAAGCAGTTAA
- a CDS encoding Lactoylglutathione lyase (High confidence in function and specificity), whose amino-acid sequence MRIEHIAMYVNDLERAKDFFVRYLGGSENNGYHNKATDFHSYFISFDDGARLEIMKKTGMADDPKHLNRTGYAHIAFSVGSKEAVDELTERLRKAGFEVISGPRTTGDGYYESCFVAIEGNQIEITI is encoded by the coding sequence ATGAGGATAGAACATATCGCAATGTATGTAAATGATCTGGAGAGAGCGAAGGATTTCTTTGTAAGGTATCTTGGCGGTTCTGAAAATAACGGTTACCACAACAAGGCCACGGATTTTCACTCGTACTTCATCAGCTTTGATGATGGAGCAAGATTGGAGATTATGAAAAAGACGGGGATGGCAGACGATCCAAAGCATTTGAATCGCACAGGCTATGCTCATATTGCTTTTTCGGTAGGAAGCAAGGAAGCAGTTGATGAATTAACCGAAAGGCTCAGAAAAGCTGGATTCGAGGTCATAAGTGGCCCGCGCACAACGGGCGACGGGTACTATGAAAGCTGTTTCGTCGCAATAGAGGGAAATCAGATAGAGATTACCATATAA
- a CDS encoding hypothetical protein (High confidence in function and specificity) — translation MNRYQIIALIIMAIFYSIYLTKMLFQKKKGIETDQMAKGKSDRKRFIIELIMKIATICVVIAELLSILYGHSMLKYNGKVIGIVLGIIGVIIFFLAVITMGDSWRAGIAENEQTSFVQNGIYKISRNPAFLGFDLVYIGILLMFFNWFLLLFTLWAIIMLHLQILEEEKYLPTVFGDEYRAYKQKVCRYFGRKTWKFFVPCGILIIGACAWYLFMYQ, via the coding sequence TTGAACAGATATCAGATAATAGCATTAATTATAATGGCGATTTTTTACAGCATATATCTGACTAAAATGCTGTTTCAAAAGAAAAAAGGAATCGAGACCGACCAGATGGCAAAAGGAAAATCTGACCGGAAACGATTCATAATTGAACTTATAATGAAAATTGCAACAATTTGTGTTGTAATTGCCGAGTTGCTTAGTATTTTATATGGCCATTCTATGCTTAAGTACAACGGGAAAGTCATTGGTATCGTTTTGGGGATAATCGGTGTTATTATTTTCTTCTTAGCGGTCATAACCATGGGTGACTCATGGCGTGCAGGAATCGCTGAAAACGAGCAAACTTCATTCGTTCAGAACGGAATCTACAAAATAAGCCGCAATCCTGCTTTTCTCGGATTTGATCTTGTTTATATCGGAATCCTTTTGATGTTCTTCAATTGGTTTCTTTTACTTTTTACATTATGGGCAATTATAATGCTCCACCTTCAAATCCTGGAGGAAGAAAAATATCTGCCGACAGTATTCGGCGATGAATATCGCGCCTACAAACAGAAAGTGTGCAGGTACTTTGGAAGAAAGACATGGAAGTTCTTTGTCCCATGTGGAATATTGATAATCGGTGCCTGCGCATGGTATTTGTTTATGTATCAGTGA
- a CDS encoding hypothetical protein (High confidence in function and specificity), giving the protein MEVFSFSTNNITIQKLWVQWLSLGGKIGVNLFMLISGYFLINSSNIKLEKILKFWGQVFFYSVAITLFFYLTKIDGVNSMKTVIKSLFPLSSSAWWYATCYFVIYLFSPYINQLLKGLGKRKHLCLILLMTILFCVSNELIFVGGSFAMNNTSWLLYLYILAGYIRLYKDEIKTKHCILWGTLSYILTFLTAVSLDLLGIRVTRLGKVATFYFGMNTLPVLITSVLLFIGFKNLDIKSSKIINTIAASTFGIYLLHDSVLFRHYLWITLFKNKSYINSVNLFGHSVICILLVFFGCSVVELFRIHTIEKLWMRYVNRICPKISQTISKGISAVEAHF; this is encoded by the coding sequence ATGGAGGTTTTTTCCTTTTCAACAAACAATATAACCATTCAAAAGCTATGGGTTCAATGGCTCTCGCTTGGCGGGAAGATTGGCGTCAATTTATTCATGCTAATTTCAGGATACTTCCTAATAAATTCATCAAACATTAAATTAGAAAAGATACTAAAGTTTTGGGGACAGGTATTCTTTTATTCGGTTGCCATTACACTCTTTTTCTATTTGACTAAGATTGATGGCGTCAACAGTATGAAAACTGTTATTAAAAGTTTGTTTCCTTTGTCATCATCAGCATGGTGGTATGCTACTTGCTATTTTGTAATCTATTTATTTTCTCCTTATATAAATCAACTATTAAAAGGTCTTGGAAAACGCAAACATTTGTGTTTAATCCTATTAATGACTATTCTATTCTGCGTCTCCAATGAATTGATTTTTGTCGGTGGATCGTTCGCTATGAACAATACATCCTGGTTGCTATATCTTTATATTCTTGCTGGATATATTAGATTGTATAAAGACGAAATTAAAACAAAGCACTGTATTCTTTGGGGAACATTAAGCTATATTCTGACATTCCTTACTGCAGTTAGTCTTGATTTATTAGGTATCAGAGTGACACGGTTAGGAAAAGTAGCAACATTTTATTTTGGTATGAATACTCTGCCTGTTCTTATTACTTCAGTTTTGTTATTTATTGGTTTCAAGAATCTTGATATTAAGAGCAGTAAAATTATAAATACAATAGCAGCGTCTACTTTTGGAATATATTTACTTCACGATAGTGTACTTTTTAGGCATTACCTTTGGATTACATTATTTAAGAATAAATCTTATATTAATTCGGTAAATTTATTCGGACACTCTGTAATCTGCATTCTCCTTGTATTCTTTGGCTGTTCAGTTGTAGAACTATTCAGAATACATACGATCGAAAAACTGTGGATGCGATATGTAAACAGGATATGTCCTAAAATCAGTCAAACTATTTCAAAAGGTATTTCTGCTGTTGAAGCACATTTTTAA
- a CDS encoding abortive infection protein (High confidence in function and specificity) yields the protein MDINSFIFKTKTKTSLIQLLICVLGTFLIDFGIALFNQYILKSISIPLRIVAMFVNQWLLIVPSAILMISNKEKLSDLGFTKEKIPRQIGIGILLAIAMSLVFTVLPILLGFKNYISNVRYTEVWKFIFEFFNTIFAVALAEELIFRGYIFNKLLEIKNNKWFAIIISSLLFGLFHMFQGNLLQILLTALLGIIFCIFREKIKGCTILSLIFTHGIYDFLIALWVSIL from the coding sequence ATGGACATTAATTCATTTATATTTAAAACAAAAACTAAAACATCATTGATTCAGCTATTAATATGTGTATTAGGTACATTCTTGATTGATTTTGGAATAGCGTTATTCAACCAATATATCCTCAAGTCAATTTCTATCCCATTGCGCATAGTAGCTATGTTTGTCAACCAATGGCTGCTTATTGTCCCGTCAGCAATTTTAATGATTTCAAATAAGGAAAAACTAAGTGATCTTGGCTTCACAAAAGAAAAGATCCCGCGGCAAATAGGAATCGGTATATTACTTGCTATTGCCATGTCATTAGTTTTTACCGTTCTCCCCATTCTTCTGGGTTTTAAAAATTATATTAGTAACGTAAGATATACGGAAGTTTGGAAATTTATCTTTGAGTTTTTCAACACGATATTTGCTGTTGCTCTCGCAGAAGAACTGATATTTCGCGGCTACATATTTAATAAACTACTCGAAATCAAGAACAATAAATGGTTTGCTATCATCATCTCCTCTTTACTGTTCGGGCTGTTCCATATGTTCCAAGGAAATTTACTTCAGATTTTATTGACAGCATTGCTTGGAATAATCTTCTGTATATTCAGAGAGAAAATCAAAGGCTGTACCATACTTTCGCTAATTTTCACTCATGGTATATATGATTTCTTAATTGCACTATGGGTTTCTATACTATGA